A section of the Pseudomonas fluorescens genome encodes:
- the pdxJ gene encoding pyridoxine 5'-phosphate synthase gives MTTSNRILLGVNIDHVATLRQARGTRYPDPVKAALDAEEAGADGITVHLREDRRHIQERDVLVLKDVLQTRMNFEMGITEEMMAFAERIRPAHICLVPETRQELTTEGGLDVAGQEARIKAAVERLSQIGSEVSLFIDADERQIEASRRVGAPAIELHTGRYADATTPAEVADELQRIIDSVACGLKEGLIVNAGHGLHYHNVEAVAAIKGINELNIGHALVAHALFVGFKGAVAEMKALILAAAKA, from the coding sequence GTGACCACCAGCAATCGCATTCTTCTTGGTGTCAACATCGACCACGTCGCCACCCTGCGCCAGGCCCGGGGCACCCGCTACCCTGATCCGGTCAAGGCCGCACTGGATGCCGAAGAAGCCGGCGCCGACGGTATCACCGTGCACCTGCGCGAAGACCGCCGGCACATCCAGGAACGCGACGTGCTGGTGCTCAAGGACGTGCTGCAGACCCGCATGAACTTCGAGATGGGCATCACCGAAGAAATGATGGCCTTCGCCGAGCGCATCCGCCCGGCGCATATCTGCCTGGTCCCGGAAACCCGCCAGGAACTGACCACCGAAGGTGGCCTGGATGTGGCTGGCCAGGAAGCGCGGATCAAAGCGGCGGTCGAGCGCCTGTCGCAGATCGGTAGCGAAGTCTCGCTGTTTATCGATGCCGACGAGCGGCAGATTGAAGCCTCGCGCCGCGTGGGCGCACCGGCCATTGAACTGCATACCGGACGCTATGCCGATGCCACCACCCCGGCCGAAGTTGCCGACGAACTGCAACGCATCATCGACAGCGTGGCCTGTGGCCTCAAGGAAGGCTTGATCGTCAATGCCGGCCACGGCCTGCACTACCACAACGTTGAAGCGGTGGCTGCGATCAAAGGCATCAACGAACTGAACATCGGCCACGCGCTGGTGGCCCATGCGTTGTTCGTCGGTTTCAAAGGTGCTGTGGCCGAGATGAAAGCGCTGATCCTGGCTGCTGCAAAGGCCTGA
- the recO gene encoding DNA repair protein RecO, whose amino-acid sequence MSQSPPPSQPAYVLHSRAYRETSALVDFLTPQGRLRAVLRSARGKAGTQARPFVALDVEFRGKGELKNVGRLESVGTSAWLNGEALFSGLYLNELLIRLLPAEDPHPGVFDHYAATLLALAEGRPLEPLLRAFEWRLLDDLGYGFELNNDLHGEPIASDGMYRLQVDAGLERVYLLQPGLFQGAELLAMAEADWSAPGALSAAKRLMRQALAVHLGGRPLVSRELFRKP is encoded by the coding sequence ATGTCCCAATCCCCACCTCCCAGCCAACCCGCCTACGTCCTGCACAGCCGCGCCTACCGCGAGACCAGCGCCCTGGTGGACTTCCTCACGCCCCAAGGCCGCCTGCGCGCGGTATTGCGCAGTGCGCGGGGCAAGGCGGGGACGCAGGCGCGGCCATTCGTGGCTCTGGACGTGGAGTTTCGCGGCAAGGGCGAGTTGAAAAATGTCGGCCGCCTGGAAAGCGTCGGCACCTCTGCCTGGCTCAATGGCGAGGCGCTGTTCAGCGGCCTGTACCTCAATGAACTGCTGATCCGCCTGCTGCCCGCTGAAGACCCACACCCTGGGGTCTTCGATCACTACGCGGCCACCTTGCTGGCCCTGGCTGAAGGCCGCCCCCTGGAGCCGCTGCTGCGAGCCTTTGAATGGCGCCTGCTCGACGATCTGGGCTACGGCTTTGAATTGAACAATGACCTGCACGGCGAGCCCATCGCCAGTGACGGCATGTATCGTCTGCAAGTGGATGCTGGCCTTGAGCGTGTCTACCTGCTGCAGCCCGGCCTGTTCCAGGGGGCCGAGTTGCTGGCCATGGCCGAGGCCGACTGGAGCGCCCCCGGCGCCCTGTCTGCTGCCAAGCGCCTGATGCGTCAGGCGTTGGCCGTGCATCTGGGCGGCCGGCCACTGGTCAGTCGCGAGTTGTTTCGAAAGCCCTGA
- the era gene encoding GTPase Era — MTDSTATRCGYVAIVGRPNVGKSTLLNHILGQKLAITSRKPQTTRHNMLGIKTEGNVQAVYVDTPGMHKGGEKALNRYMNKTASAALKDVDVVIFVVDRTKWTDEDQMVLERVQYVTGPLIVALNKTDRIEDKAELMPHLSWLQEQLPNAQIMPISAQHGHNLEALERVIAGYLPENEHFFPEDQITDRSSRFLAAELVREKIMRQMGAELPYQITVEIEEFKQQGKTLHIHALILVERDGQKKIIIGDKGERIKRIGTEARKDMELLFDSKIMLNLWVKVKGGWSDDERALRSLGYGDL, encoded by the coding sequence ATGACTGATTCAACCGCAACACGCTGTGGCTATGTTGCCATCGTCGGCCGCCCGAACGTGGGCAAGTCCACGCTGCTCAACCATATCCTGGGGCAGAAGCTGGCGATCACCTCGCGCAAGCCGCAGACCACCCGCCACAACATGCTGGGCATCAAGACCGAAGGCAATGTGCAAGCGGTCTACGTCGACACCCCAGGTATGCACAAAGGTGGCGAGAAAGCCCTGAACCGCTATATGAACAAGACCGCTTCGGCGGCGTTGAAAGACGTCGACGTGGTGATCTTCGTAGTCGATCGCACCAAGTGGACCGATGAAGACCAGATGGTGCTGGAGCGCGTGCAGTACGTCACCGGCCCGTTGATCGTCGCCTTGAACAAGACCGACCGAATCGAAGACAAAGCCGAGCTTATGCCGCACCTGAGCTGGTTGCAGGAACAACTGCCGAACGCCCAGATCATGCCAATCTCGGCCCAGCACGGGCACAATCTTGAGGCCCTGGAGCGGGTGATCGCCGGCTACCTGCCGGAGAACGAGCACTTCTTCCCGGAAGACCAGATCACCGACCGCAGCAGCCGTTTCCTCGCCGCCGAACTGGTACGCGAGAAAATCATGCGCCAGATGGGCGCCGAGCTGCCGTACCAGATCACCGTGGAAATCGAAGAGTTCAAGCAGCAGGGCAAGACCCTGCATATCCATGCGCTGATCCTCGTCGAACGTGACGGCCAGAAGAAAATCATCATTGGCGACAAGGGCGAGCGCATCAAGCGCATCGGCACCGAAGCGCGCAAGGACATGGAATTGCTGTTCGATTCCAAGATCATGCTTAACCTGTGGGTGAAGGTTAAGGGTGGCTGGTCCGATGACGAGCGTGCGCTGCGCTCCCTGGGTTACGGCGACCTGTAA
- the rnc gene encoding ribonuclease III: MSVSLSRLERQLGYTFKDQELMVLALTHRSFAGRNNERLEFLGDAILNFAAGEALFNRFPLAREGQLSRLRARLVKGETLAVLARGFDLGEYLRLGSGELKSGGFRRESILADALEALIGAIYLDAGMEVAKERVMAWLASEIDSLTLVDTNKDPKTRLQEFLQSRGCELPRYEVVDIQGEPHCRVFFVECEVTLLNEKSRGQGVSRRIAEQVAAAAALIALGVENGHD; this comes from the coding sequence GTGAGCGTTTCTTTGAGTCGTCTTGAGCGTCAGCTCGGCTACACCTTCAAGGATCAGGAATTGATGGTCCTTGCCCTCACACACCGCAGTTTTGCCGGGCGCAACAACGAACGCCTGGAGTTCCTCGGTGATGCCATCCTCAACTTCGCCGCTGGCGAAGCCCTGTTCAACCGCTTCCCCCTGGCCCGTGAAGGCCAGCTGTCGCGCCTGCGCGCGCGCCTGGTGAAAGGTGAGACCCTGGCCGTATTGGCCCGTGGCTTCGACCTGGGCGAATACCTGCGCCTGGGTTCCGGCGAGTTGAAAAGCGGCGGTTTCCGCCGCGAGTCGATCCTGGCCGATGCCCTGGAAGCCCTGATCGGTGCGATCTACCTCGATGCTGGAATGGAAGTGGCCAAGGAGCGGGTCATGGCCTGGCTGGCGTCGGAAATCGACAGCCTGACCCTGGTGGATACCAACAAGGATCCCAAGACCCGGCTGCAGGAATTTTTGCAGTCGCGCGGCTGCGAACTGCCGCGCTACGAAGTGGTGGATATCCAGGGTGAGCCGCATTGCCGTGTGTTCTTCGTCGAATGCGAAGTCACCTTATTGAACGAAAAAAGCCGAGGTCAGGGTGTGAGCCGTCGTATTGCCGAACAGGTAGCGGCCGCTGCAGCACTGATTGCCCTGGGCGTGGAGAATGGCCATGACTGA
- the lepB gene encoding signal peptidase I: MSLNFPLLLVIAVAVCGLLALLDLLFFAPRRRAAIASYQGSVSQPDGVVIEKLNKEPLLVEYGKSFFPVLFIVLVLRSFLVEPFQIPSGSMKPTLDVGDFILVNKFSYGIRLPVIDKKIIEVGDPQRGDVMVFRYPSDPNVNYIKRVVGLPGDVIRYTSDKRLFVNGEPVAEKLIGSEPNTLGSAELYQEKLGAVEHQIRKEMSRYRSLPDNQWTVPAGHYFMMGDNRDNSNDSRYWDDPSIPKELLGMVPDQNIVGKAFAVWMSWPEPKLSHLPNFSRVGLIK, encoded by the coding sequence ATGTCACTAAATTTCCCGCTGTTGCTGGTCATCGCCGTTGCCGTCTGTGGTCTCTTGGCGCTGCTCGATCTGCTGTTCTTCGCCCCGCGCCGTCGGGCGGCCATCGCGTCCTATCAGGGCAGCGTCAGCCAGCCCGATGGCGTGGTGATCGAGAAGCTGAACAAAGAACCTTTGCTGGTTGAATACGGCAAGTCGTTCTTCCCGGTGTTGTTCATCGTGCTGGTGCTGCGCTCGTTTCTGGTCGAGCCGTTCCAGATTCCTTCGGGCTCGATGAAGCCAACCCTGGATGTGGGTGACTTCATCCTGGTGAACAAGTTTTCCTACGGGATCCGCTTGCCGGTGATCGACAAGAAAATCATCGAGGTGGGTGACCCGCAGCGCGGCGATGTGATGGTGTTCCGCTACCCAAGCGACCCGAACGTCAACTACATCAAGCGTGTGGTCGGCCTGCCGGGTGACGTGATTCGCTACACCAGCGACAAGCGCCTGTTCGTCAATGGCGAGCCGGTGGCCGAGAAACTCATCGGTTCCGAGCCGAACACCCTGGGCAGCGCCGAGTTGTACCAGGAAAAACTCGGGGCGGTAGAGCACCAGATCCGTAAGGAAATGAGCCGCTACCGTTCGCTGCCCGACAACCAGTGGACAGTGCCTGCCGGGCACTACTTCATGATGGGCGACAACCGCGACAACTCCAATGACAGCCGCTACTGGGATGACCCAAGCATTCCCAAGGAACTGCTGGGCATGGTTCCCGACCAGAATATCGTCGGCAAGGCCTTCGCGGTCTGGATGAGCTGGCCGGAACCCAAACTCAGCCACCTGCCGAACTTCTCGCGGGTGGGGCTGATCAAGTAA
- the lepA gene encoding translation elongation factor 4, whose translation MSDLSHIRNFSIIAHIDHGKSTLADRFIQMCGGLAEREMEAQVLDSMDLERERGITIKAHSVTLYYTAKDGIKYQLNFIDTPGHVDFTYEVSRSLAACEGALLVVDAGQGVEAQSVANCYTAIEQGLEVMPVLNKIDLPQADPDRVKEEIEKIIGIDATDAVECSAKTGLGVDEVLERLVKTIPAPTGNIEDPLQALIIDSWFDNYLGVVSLVRVRHGRVKKGDKILVKSTGKIHLVDSVGVFNPKHTATVDLKAGEVGFIIAGIKDIHGAPVGDTLTLSSTPDVDVLPGFKRIQPQVYAGLFPVSSDDFEDFREALQKLTLNDSSLQYTPESSDALGFGFRCGFLGMLHMEIIQERLEREYDLDLITTAPTVIFELALKTGETIYVDNPSKLPDLSSIEDMREPIVRANILVPQEHLGNVITLCIEKRGVQHDMLFLGSQVQVTYDLPMNEVVLDFFDRLKSTSRGYASLDYHFDRYQSANLVKLDVLINGDKVDALALIVHKDNAHYKGRQLTEKMKELIPRQMFDVAIQAAIGGQIIARTSVKALRKNVLAKCYGGDVSRKRKLLEKQKAGKKRMKQVGNVEIPQEAFLAVLRLDS comes from the coding sequence GTGAGTGATTTGAGTCATATCCGCAATTTCTCCATCATCGCCCACATTGACCATGGTAAGTCGACGCTGGCCGATCGATTCATCCAGATGTGCGGCGGCCTTGCCGAGCGTGAAATGGAAGCCCAGGTCCTGGACTCCATGGACCTCGAACGCGAGCGCGGGATCACCATCAAGGCCCACAGCGTCACCCTGTACTACACCGCCAAAGACGGTATCAAGTACCAGTTGAACTTCATTGACACCCCGGGCCACGTCGACTTTACCTACGAAGTCAGCCGTTCCCTGGCGGCCTGTGAAGGGGCGCTGCTGGTAGTGGACGCGGGGCAGGGCGTAGAAGCCCAGTCCGTGGCCAACTGCTACACCGCCATCGAGCAGGGCCTGGAAGTCATGCCGGTGCTGAACAAGATCGACCTGCCGCAGGCCGATCCGGACCGGGTGAAGGAAGAAATCGAAAAAATCATCGGTATTGATGCCACCGACGCCGTCGAGTGCAGTGCCAAGACCGGCCTGGGCGTCGACGAAGTACTCGAGCGCCTGGTCAAGACCATTCCCGCCCCTACCGGCAACATCGAAGATCCGCTGCAAGCGTTGATCATCGACTCCTGGTTCGACAACTACCTGGGCGTTGTGTCCCTGGTACGTGTGCGCCATGGCCGGGTGAAGAAGGGCGACAAGATCCTGGTCAAGTCCACCGGCAAGATCCACCTGGTGGACAGCGTCGGTGTATTCAACCCCAAGCACACCGCCACCGTTGACCTGAAGGCCGGTGAAGTGGGCTTCATCATTGCTGGTATCAAGGACATCCACGGTGCGCCGGTCGGTGACACCCTGACCTTGAGCTCGACGCCTGATGTCGACGTGCTGCCAGGCTTCAAGCGCATCCAGCCGCAGGTGTACGCCGGCCTGTTCCCGGTCAGCTCCGATGACTTCGAGGACTTTCGCGAAGCCCTGCAGAAGCTGACCCTCAATGACTCTTCGTTGCAGTACACCCCGGAAAGCTCCGACGCCCTGGGCTTTGGCTTCCGCTGCGGGTTCCTGGGCATGCTGCACATGGAGATCATCCAGGAGCGCCTGGAGCGCGAGTACGACCTGGACCTGATCACTACCGCGCCAACCGTTATTTTTGAGCTGGCGCTGAAAACCGGTGAAACGATTTACGTCGACAACCCGTCCAAGCTGCCGGATCTGTCGTCCATCGAAGACATGCGTGAACCGATCGTGCGGGCCAATATTCTTGTGCCGCAGGAACACCTGGGCAACGTTATTACCCTGTGTATCGAAAAGCGTGGCGTACAGCACGACATGCTGTTCCTTGGTAGCCAGGTACAAGTGACCTACGATTTGCCGATGAACGAAGTGGTCCTGGACTTCTTTGACCGTCTCAAATCCACCAGTCGCGGCTATGCTTCGCTGGATTACCATTTCGACCGCTACCAATCGGCCAATCTGGTGAAGCTTGATGTATTGATCAACGGTGACAAGGTTGATGCCCTGGCGCTCATCGTCCACAAGGACAATGCGCACTACAAGGGTCGCCAGTTGACCGAGAAGATGAAGGAACTGATACCGCGCCAGATGTTCGACGTCGCGATCCAGGCCGCCATTGGCGGGCAGATCATTGCGCGGACTTCCGTCAAGGCACTCAGAAAGAACGTACTGGCCAAATGCTACGGCGGTGACGTAAGCCGTAAGCGCAAGCTGCTTGAAAAGCAAAAGGCCGGTAAAAAACGCATGAAGCAAGTGGGCAACGTGGAAATTCCACAAGAAGCCTTCCTTGCGGTGCTCAGGTTGGATAGTTAG
- the lptG gene encoding LPS export ABC transporter permease LptG, translating to MGKLDRYIGSSVLVAILAVLGIILGLASLFAFIDEVGNVTETYTVTDVLSYVALTAPRRLYDMMPMAALIGCLIGLGSLASNSELTIMRAAGVSISRIVWAVMKPMLLLMAASVLIGEYVAPPAETTAQANRALAQGSGDAQSSKRGLWHRQGDEFIHINAVQPGGLLVGVTRYRFDEERHMLSSSFAKRAQFSDNQWVLSDVTTTHFRNPGKGTEASTEVINEPTQAWDIALKPELLNTVVMIPESLPISGLWSYIHYLKEQGLNNGRYWLAFWVKVLQPLVTAALVLMAISFIFGPLRSVTLGQRVFTGVLVGFTFRIAQDLLGPSSLVFGFSPLFAVLVPTGICALAGFWLLRRAG from the coding sequence GTGGGTAAGCTGGATCGCTACATCGGTAGCAGTGTACTGGTCGCCATCCTGGCGGTATTGGGCATCATCCTCGGCCTGGCGTCGTTGTTTGCCTTCATTGATGAAGTGGGCAACGTCACCGAGACCTACACGGTCACCGACGTGCTGAGCTACGTGGCGCTGACCGCCCCGCGCCGGCTCTACGACATGATGCCAATGGCCGCGCTGATCGGTTGCCTGATCGGCCTGGGCAGCCTGGCCAGCAACAGCGAACTGACTATCATGCGCGCGGCGGGGGTCTCCATTTCCCGCATCGTCTGGGCCGTGATGAAACCCATGTTGCTCTTGATGGCTGCCAGCGTGTTGATCGGCGAGTACGTGGCGCCACCGGCAGAAACCACGGCCCAGGCCAACCGCGCGCTGGCCCAGGGCTCGGGTGACGCCCAGAGTTCCAAACGGGGCCTGTGGCACCGTCAGGGCGATGAATTCATCCACATCAACGCGGTGCAACCCGGTGGCTTGCTGGTGGGTGTTACCCGTTATCGCTTTGATGAAGAGCGCCACATGCTCTCGTCGAGCTTTGCCAAGCGCGCGCAGTTCAGTGACAACCAGTGGGTGTTGAGCGATGTCACCACCACCCATTTCCGCAATCCCGGCAAAGGCACCGAGGCCAGCACCGAGGTGATCAATGAGCCGACGCAGGCCTGGGACATTGCGCTCAAGCCCGAACTGCTCAATACCGTCGTGATGATCCCGGAAAGCCTGCCGATCTCCGGTTTGTGGAGCTATATCCACTACCTCAAGGAGCAGGGCCTGAACAATGGCCGCTACTGGCTGGCATTTTGGGTCAAGGTATTGCAGCCCCTGGTGACCGCTGCCCTGGTATTGATGGCAATTTCATTTATTTTCGGCCCGCTGCGCTCGGTGACCCTGGGCCAGCGCGTGTTTACCGGGGTGTTGGTAGGTTTCACCTTCCGCATTGCCCAGGACTTGCTGGGGCCGTCGAGCCTGGTATTTGGCTTCTCGCCGCTGTTTGCGGTGCTGGTGCCGACCGGTATCTGTGCCCTGGCCGGGTTCTGGCTGCTGCGCCGGGCCGGTTGA
- the lptF gene encoding LPS export ABC transporter permease LptF, with the protein MIVFRYLSREVLLTLSAVSAVLLVIIMSGRFVKYLAQAASGALDPSSLFLIMGFRMPGFLQLILPLGLFLGILLAYGRLYLESEMTVLSATGMSQQRLLAMTMVPATGVALVVAWLSLSLAPQGLMQFQLVLNKQDAMTEFDTLEPGRFQALNDGTRVTYTERMSDDRSNLGGVFISEKRLGQDKKDRGISVLVADSGRQEVRPDGSRYLILENGYRYDGSPGQADYRAIKYDTYGVMLARPEVSNEVTDRDAIPTSALIGSKELRSIAELQWRISLPLLVFIVTLMAVPLSRVNPRQGRFLKLLPAILLYMAYLTILISARGALEKGKVSPIVGLWWVHGVFLMIGLGLLYWEPVRLKMQSRRGMKEMARG; encoded by the coding sequence TTGATTGTCTTCCGTTATCTGTCCCGCGAAGTCCTGCTGACCCTGAGTGCCGTGAGTGCGGTGTTGCTGGTCATCATCATGAGTGGTCGTTTCGTCAAATACCTGGCCCAGGCCGCCTCGGGGGCCCTGGATCCAAGTTCATTGTTCCTGATCATGGGCTTTCGCATGCCAGGATTCCTGCAACTGATCCTGCCCCTGGGTCTGTTTCTCGGGATCCTGCTGGCCTATGGCCGGCTCTACCTCGAAAGCGAGATGACTGTGCTGTCGGCCACCGGCATGAGCCAGCAGCGTCTTCTGGCCATGACCATGGTTCCGGCCACCGGCGTGGCGCTGGTGGTGGCCTGGCTGAGCCTGAGCCTGGCGCCCCAGGGCCTCATGCAGTTCCAACTGGTGCTCAACAAACAGGACGCGATGACCGAATTCGACACCCTGGAGCCGGGGCGCTTTCAGGCACTCAACGACGGTACCCGCGTGACCTACACCGAGCGCATGTCCGACGACCGTAGCAACCTCGGCGGTGTGTTCATTTCCGAGAAGCGCCTGGGCCAGGACAAGAAAGACCGTGGCATTTCCGTCTTGGTGGCCGATAGCGGGCGCCAGGAAGTACGCCCGGACGGCAGTCGCTACCTGATCCTGGAAAACGGCTATCGCTACGATGGCAGCCCCGGCCAGGCCGACTACCGCGCCATCAAGTACGACACCTACGGCGTCATGCTGGCCCGGCCGGAAGTCAGCAATGAGGTCACCGACCGCGACGCTATCCCGACGAGCGCCCTGATCGGCAGCAAGGAGTTGCGTTCGATCGCCGAACTGCAATGGCGTATCTCCCTGCCGCTGCTGGTGTTTATCGTCACCTTGATGGCTGTGCCGCTGTCCCGGGTCAACCCGCGCCAGGGCCGCTTCCTCAAGCTGCTGCCGGCGATCCTGCTGTACATGGCGTACCTGACCATCCTGATTTCTGCCCGTGGCGCCCTGGAGAAGGGCAAAGTGTCGCCGATCGTGGGGCTGTGGTGGGTCCACGGTGTCTTCCTGATGATTGGCCTGGGCCTGCTGTATTGGGAACCGGTTCGTTTGAAAATGCAGAGCCGTCGCGGCATGAAGGAGATGGCTCGTGGGTAA
- a CDS encoding leucyl aminopeptidase, giving the protein MELVVKSVSPETLKTATLVVAIGEGRKLGAAARQVDELSGGAISAVLKRGDLAGKVGQSLLLQSLPNLKADRVLLVGVGKEAELGDRPFRKIISAILGTLKGLGGSDAALALDDVVVKGRDSYGKTRLLAETLLDGGYTFEQFKSQKAEPRALKKITLLTIKAAQAEVQRAVTHAQAIAAGMAFTRDLGNMPPNICHPTYLGEQAKALGKAFKGLKVEVFDEKKIKELGMGSFYAVGQGSDQPPRLIVMQYNGGKKTEKPFALVGKGITFDTGGISLKPGAGMDEMKYDMGGAASVFGTLRAVLELKLPINLVCILACAENMPSGGASRPGDIVTTMSGQTVEILNTDAEGRLVLCDALTYAERFKPQAVIDIATLTGACIVALGSHTSGLLGNSDELVEQLLSAGKAADDRAWQLPLFDEYQEQLDSPFADIANIGGPKAGTITAACFLSRFAKNFNWAHLDIAGTAWTSGGKDKGATGRPVPLLTQYLLDRAKA; this is encoded by the coding sequence ATGGAATTGGTTGTAAAAAGCGTTAGCCCCGAAACGTTGAAGACCGCCACCCTCGTGGTTGCCATTGGCGAAGGCCGCAAGCTCGGCGCGGCCGCCAGACAAGTCGACGAACTGAGCGGTGGCGCCATCAGCGCCGTGCTCAAGCGTGGCGACCTGGCCGGCAAGGTCGGGCAGAGCCTACTGCTGCAAAGCCTGCCTAACCTCAAGGCCGATCGCGTCCTGCTGGTTGGCGTGGGCAAGGAGGCCGAACTGGGTGACCGCCCGTTCCGCAAGATCATCAGCGCCATCCTCGGCACCCTCAAGGGCCTGGGCGGCAGCGATGCGGCACTGGCGCTGGACGATGTCGTGGTCAAGGGTCGCGACAGCTATGGCAAGACCCGCCTGCTGGCCGAAACCCTGCTCGATGGTGGCTACACCTTCGAGCAGTTCAAGAGCCAGAAAGCCGAACCCCGCGCCCTGAAGAAAATCACCCTGCTGACCATCAAGGCCGCCCAGGCCGAGGTTCAGCGCGCCGTCACCCACGCCCAGGCCATCGCCGCCGGCATGGCGTTCACTCGCGACTTGGGCAATATGCCACCTAACATCTGCCACCCAACCTACTTAGGCGAGCAGGCCAAGGCACTGGGCAAAGCGTTCAAGGGTCTGAAAGTCGAAGTTTTCGATGAAAAGAAGATCAAGGAACTGGGCATGGGCTCGTTCTATGCCGTGGGCCAGGGCAGCGACCAGCCGCCACGCCTGATCGTCATGCAATACAACGGCGGCAAGAAAACCGAGAAGCCGTTCGCCCTGGTCGGCAAAGGCATCACCTTCGACACCGGTGGCATCAGCCTCAAGCCCGGCGCCGGCATGGATGAAATGAAGTACGACATGGGCGGTGCCGCCAGTGTCTTCGGTACCCTGCGTGCCGTGCTGGAACTCAAGCTGCCGATCAACCTGGTGTGCATCCTGGCCTGCGCCGAGAATATGCCGAGCGGCGGCGCCTCCCGTCCGGGCGACATCGTCACCACCATGAGCGGCCAGACCGTGGAAATCCTCAACACCGACGCCGAAGGCCGCCTGGTGCTGTGCGATGCCCTGACCTATGCCGAGCGCTTCAAGCCGCAGGCGGTGATCGATATCGCCACCCTGACCGGCGCCTGCATCGTCGCCCTGGGTTCCCATACCTCGGGCCTGCTGGGCAACAGCGACGAGTTGGTCGAGCAATTGCTCAGCGCTGGCAAGGCTGCTGACGACCGCGCGTGGCAACTGCCGCTGTTCGATGAATACCAGGAGCAACTGGACAGCCCGTTCGCCGACATCGCCAACATTGGCGGGCCCAAGGCCGGCACCATCACCGCCGCCTGCTTCCTGTCGCGCTTTGCCAAGAACTTCAACTGGGCCCACCTGGATATCGCCGGTACCGCCTGGACCAGCGGCGGCAAGGACAAGGGCGCTACCGGTCGCCCGGTACCGCTGCTGACCCAATACCTGCTGGATCGCGCCAAGGCCTAA
- a CDS encoding DNA polymerase III subunit chi: MTQVDFYILPSAAPSARLDFACKLTEKAWRMGHRIYLHCSDAAQREDLDARLWHFKGESFVPHGPAESEPEGRVVLGLGDSCGDHHDLLVNLDLKVPAFAKGFARVAEVVVEEPAIRQAARESFRFYREQGYSLQDHRLQRL; the protein is encoded by the coding sequence ATGACCCAAGTCGACTTCTATATATTGCCCAGCGCCGCCCCGTCGGCTCGCCTGGACTTTGCCTGCAAACTCACGGAAAAGGCCTGGCGCATGGGCCATCGCATCTACCTGCATTGCAGCGATGCCGCCCAGCGTGAAGACCTCGATGCCCGCCTGTGGCACTTCAAGGGCGAGAGTTTTGTGCCCCACGGCCCTGCAGAGTCGGAGCCAGAGGGGCGGGTGGTACTGGGCTTGGGCGACAGTTGTGGGGATCACCATGACCTGTTGGTCAACCTGGACCTGAAAGTGCCAGCCTTCGCCAAGGGCTTTGCCCGCGTGGCAGAAGTGGTGGTGGAAGAACCGGCTATTCGTCAGGCCGCGCGGGAGAGTTTCCGTTTCTACCGCGAACAGGGCTATTCTCTGCAAGATCACCGATTACAGCGACTCTGA